The following nucleotide sequence is from Vicinamibacteria bacterium.
CCGATCCTTACGAGCGAAGGCTACAACGGGATCTCGATGAACGAGCTGGCCCGCCGGCTCCACCTCACGAAGCCTGGCCTCTACTACCACTTCAAGGACAAGCAAGAGCTGCTTTACGCCAGCATGAATCACAGCATGGACTTCATCGAGAAGATGTCGCTGCAGGTGACGATGGGCGCCCGCGACAACGAGGAACGACTGCGCGAGATCATCTACCAGCACGCGCTGCGGGTGGCCGTCAGCGAGCGAAAAGGCGCGCTGACGACGCTGATCGTCGATGACGTGAGCTTCCTAAGGTCCGAGGACCGGCGCGTCATCACCCAGCGCAAGCGGGCCTACTTCGAGCTGGTCCGGGCGACGGTTACCCAGCTGAAGGAGGAGGGCCGCCTGCGCAAAGGCCTCGACGCCGCGGTGGCGACCTTCTCGATCCTCGGCATGGTCATGTGGCTCACGAAGTGGTACGAGCCATCCGGGCGACTGAGCGCCGAGGAAGTAGCGGGGCAGATCGCGGACATGGCCTTGGCCGCGGTCGTCACGGACGGTGCCTGACCGCCCGGTCAACCGCCAGGGGCCGGTGGTCGCCGTAATGGCTTGCCGATCGCGCCGGGTTCTCCTGCCGAGCGGCCTCGCCTCTCACGTCCTTGAATGGGGCTTTGAGGAGTCCTCTCTCGACCACACCGTCCTCCTCCTCCACGGATGGCTCGAGAACGCCTGGGCATGGGAGGCGACGGCGGAGGCGGGCCTAGCCGGCCGCTTCCACCTGGTCTCGCTCGACCTGCGCGGCCACGGAGACAGCGATCGCGTCGGCACCGGAGGTGGGTATCACCTCGCCGACTATCTTGCCGACCTGCACGACCTGATTCCGTTGGTGGCACGAGGGCGACTGTCGCTCGTTGGCCACTCGCTGGGCGGTGCAATCGCCGGGCTGTACGCCGGCACTTGTCCGCAGAGGATCTCCCGGCTCGCGCTGTTGGAGGGGACTGGCCCGCCGCGCCCGGGTGGCGGGCCGGGACGAGTGGCCCGATGGCTTCGCGAGCGCGAGCGTGTGCGCGAGAGACCGCAGCGAAGCTACGCGAGCGTAGAGGAGGCAGCGGCGAGGCTGCGAGAGACTGATCCATCCCTGCGGCCGGCAATGGCGCTACGCTTGGCCGAGAAGGGCACCGCGCCAGGTTCCGATGGCCGTCTGCGCTTCAAGCACGACCCAAGGCTCACGGCCGGTCATCCCTGCGGCTTCGATGTGGAGCACGCGCGACGCTTTTGGGCCAACGTTGCCTGTCCCGTCCTGATCCTCGAGGGCGCGCAGTCGGGGATCCGGCTGTCCGAGGAGGAAGGGCGTCGGCGGTGGTCCGGCTTCCGCAACTGGCGGCACACCGTCTTACCCGACGCCGGCCACATGATGCAGCGTCATCAGCCCGAAGCCCTGGCCGTCGTGCTGCGCGAGTTCCTGGGCGAGGGTGCCCCGGCTCCGCCCAGGTAGGGGTGCACCTCTACTTCAGCTCCTTGCTGCTGTAGCCGAGGATGCGACGGGCGATGATGAGGCGGTTGATCTGGCCCGTGCCCTCGAACAGGTCGTTGATCTTGGCGTCGCGCATCCACTTCTCGAAGAGCAGGCGGCGCGAATAGCCCAGCGGCCCCATGAGCTCCACGCCCTTCTGGGTGGTTCGCGTGACCACGTCGCCCGCCTTGACTTTACACATCGAGGCTTCGACGGTGTTCGGTTGACGCTGGTCCATCAGCCAGGCCGCCTTCACCGTCAGCAGCCAGCCTGCCCGGAGCTGGGCCTCCATGTCCACGATATCGCGCTCGAGGGCGGTGAGGAGGTGGCGCGGCGTGCCGTAACGAACCCTGACGCCTCGCTCGGCCAGCTTCTCCTTGAGGAGCTCCAGCGTGGCGCGGGCGATCCCGAGGGCGCTGGCGGCCACGTTCGGCCGGGTGGCGTCGAAGGTGGCCATGGCGCCCTTGAAGCCCTTGGTGGGGTCCACCACTTCGGGGCTCCCCAGCAGGTTGCCGAAAGGGATGCGGCAGTTGTCGAGGACCGCGGCGGCGGTATCGCTGGCCCGGATTCCGAGCTTGTGCTCGAGCTTGCTGATCGTGAGCCCGGGCGTCCCCGCCTCCACGATGAAGGGCTTGATCCCGGCGCGGCCGGCGGAGCGATCCACCGTGGCCCAGACCACCATGAAGCCGTCGGAATCGACCACTGACTTGTGTCCGCTGGTCACGAAGATCTTCTCGCCGTTCAGGACCCAGCAGTCGCCGTCGCGCACGGCGGTGGTGCGGATGGCCGCGGTGTCCGACCCGCAGTGGGGCTCGGTCATGGCCATGCTGGCCCATTTCGGTTTGCCTTCCCGATAACGAGCTAGGAAGCGCGCCTTCTGCTCGGGAGTGCCCGTCGCCTCGACCGCCGCTCCCCCCAGGCCGGCCCCGGGGCCGCACAGGTAGATCCCGGCGTCGCCCCAGGATTGCATCTCGATGACGTGGGCGAGCGTCTGGGCGACCACGCTGGCCCGGTCGCTCGGCACGGGCGCGCCCGCGCGGAAGCTCTCGCCCGTCTTGAGCTGCCTCTCCCACATGAGGTTCACGAACTCCCAGGGGATCTCGTGCTCGTGCTCGTCGTAGTAGCGGGCCTTGTCTCGCATCAGGCCGCTGGCCACCTGACGCACGAATTCCAGACGCTCGTCCATCTCGCGCGGCCGCTCGAACGAGATCATGGCGATGACTCCGGGTTCATATGATGGCCAGCCCTTCAAGGACCGCGAACGCGCGCGCGTCGCGCAGCCACAGCTCGACCGGGTAGTCGCGGATGTAGCCGTGGCCGCCGAGGATCTGGACCGCGCGGTCCGCGACCATCAGGGCCATGTCGTCGGCCAGGTTGCGAGCCAGGTAGGCCTCGCGCCTGGCCTCCCTCCCCTGGTCCAGCAGCCACGCCGCTTCCCAGACCAGAAGTCGTGCGGCTTCGATCTCGGTGGCCATCTCCGCCAGCATGAAGGCGATGGCCTGGCGCTGGCCGATGGCCTCGCCGAAGGCCTTGCGGTTCTTGGCGTAGTCGAGGGCATAGTCGTAGGCGGCTCGTCCCACGCCGACGGCCAGCGCGGCCCAGGCCAGGCGCGAGGCGTCGATCAGCGCGGAGACGTCGGCGCCGTCTTCACCCCCCAGCCTTTGACTCGCCGGCACGACGCAGTCTCGCAGCTCGACCGCGTAGAGCGGGAGTGCCTTCACGCCCATGTTCCTCTCACGCTCGCCGATCACTAGGCCCGGTGCGCCCGGCTTGACCAGGAAGGCCTGCGTCTTCCCGTCGAGAGCGGCATAGACGACCAGCCAGCTCGACTCCGCAGCGTAGGGGACGTTGCACTTGGAGCCGGTGAGGACGTAGTTTCCATCCCGACGCACGGCGCGCGTCTCGAGCGCACCGGCATCGAAGTCGTAACGCGGCTCCATCAGCGCGGCCGAGCCGGGTTGGTAGACATCCGCCGCAAAGCTGGGCAGCAGCTCCTGCTTCTGCTGCACGCTTCCCTGGAGTAGGATCGGCAGGGCCACGAGGTTCGGTGCCATAAGGGCCAGAGCTCCCGCCAAGCCACCCCAGCCCAGCTCCTCCGCGACGAGCGCGCCCGTCACCACTGAGCGCTCCCCGAAGCCGCCGAATTCCTCGGGCAGGCTGGCTGGGAGCAACCCGAGCTCCCACCCGGAACGCGTGGTCGATTCCGGCAGCGCGCCGGCTTCGTCCGCCACCCGCAGATGAGGCCGCAGCTCCCTGACGGCGAAGCGGTGTACGGCGTCGATCAGCGTCCTTTGGTCGTCGCTAGGCTGGAATCCGTACATCGGAGACTCCTCGGGCTCGCCGTCCGACGGCTCGCCCAGGCACGCCGACACGCGCTGGATAGTTTAACCGTGCGGTCAAGTCCGAGAGACGGCAAGCGGGGCGCGGTACCCCTGTGCTTCGCCAAAACCCACGCCGGCGACTTCGGCGTGGGTGAAGACGTGCAAATCCCGCGGTGTCGCAGACGAGGCTGAGCAACGTGAGGTCGTCCGCACGCACCTCTCGCTCGCCAAGGACGCGCCGGACCCACGACCGGTCCAGCCGCCCCAGCGCAGGCGAGATCGTGCCGTTCCCTGAGGTAGGCGGTCTGCATCACCGCTACGAACGGAGCGCCGCCCGAACATATTCATCCTCGGAGATATGAACGGAAGCCGTGACCCGGCCTCTTGGGAGCTCGGGGCCATCTTGGCGGGGACTCGGCACAGGGCCAGTTAGTGGCGAGGCGCTGTGCGGGTTCTGTGCGGGAAACCAAGCCAAAGCGACCCGAGCGTGTCGGACGCTACGCTCCCAATCTGTTGATGTCTCTTGGATGGCCTTGGGTAAGGCGGATGGGTTGAGGACCATGATCGCCCTCATAACCCAAAGGTCGCAGGTTCAAATCCTGCCCCCCTACCACTTACTAAAGTTAAGGAATGTAATCGGGGGCTCGAAAGGGCCCCCTAAACGTGTCGGTGTAAGCACGGGTAAGGCTCGGACTGGCAAGCCCAGTCTGGGCTGTTGGTCAATGGACAGGACATGACTAGTGTTACAAACGTAAGATCTAGACGCGAGGTCGCTGGCGGCGCTCATTGGGTAGACTCGGAGCCGCTCCCGCGTGTCCGACATCCTTCACCTCCCGGATGTCAGACGGGACCGGTGCGAACCCTCGCTCAAGACGACTTCGCAGAGCGCTTGCACTCAACCTGATCCGCCCTCGCCGCCCCTAATAGCGAGCGAGCTGGGTGAGCTGAATGAGGTTGCCGCAGGTGTCGTTCACCATCGCAATGGTCGAGGCAGTCACGTCGGTGGGCGGCATGGTGAACGCGGCGCCACGGGCCTTGATCCGCTCATAGTCGCCTTTGACGTCGTCGGTGTAAAACATCGCCGCGGGCTGGCTCTGTTGGAACATCGCCTGCTGATACGCTTTGGCTGTGGGGTTGTTATTCAGCGCCAACTGCAACTGAGTGCCGTCCGGTTCCTCGGGTGAAGCCACGGTCAGCCAGCGATACAGGCCCTGACTGAAGTCGGCCTTCTTGGCAAAGCCCAGTACCTCCGTATAGAAGCGCAGAGCCTTGTCCTGGTCGTCCACGTATATGCTGGTCAGTTTGATTTTCATCTCACTGCTCCTTGTGTTCCGGACCTGTCACATCAGGCACGTCTCGTCCGTCAGTATAATGACGGACCGCGACGGAGGAATGTGACCGATGCCCACACCTGAGCGGCTCGCCGAGCAATTCGAAGAGCACCGACCGCACGTGCGGGCGGTCGCGTATCGCATGCTGGGATCGGTCAGCGAGGCGGAGGACGCCGCCCAGGAAGCCTGGATCCGATTGAGCCGCACGGATGTCAGCGGTGTCGACAACCTGCGGGCTTGGCTAACGACAGTCGTCGCGCGTGTGTGCCTGGACATGTTGCGGACGCGAACATCGCGCCGGGAGGATCCCTTGGACACGCACGTACCCGATCCGGTGATCACTCGCGCCGACAAGGATCCGGAGTCCGACGCAGTGCTTGCCGACTCTGTTGGTCTCGCGCTGCTCGTGGTCCTCGAGAAGCTGGAGCCGGCAGAACGACTGGCGTTCGTGCTCCACGATGTGTTTGGGATGACCTTCGACGAGATCGCGCCCATCGTGGACCGCTCGGTCGTCGCAACGCGCCAGCTCGCGAGCCGCGCGCGCCGACGGGTCAAGAGCCAGACGCCGACGTCAGACACGGATCTGCGGAAGCAGCGCCGCGTCGTCGAGGCGTTTCTCGCCGCCGCCCAAAACGGCGACTTCGAAGCGCTGGTCGCCGTGCTGGATCCGGCGATCGTGCTGCGGGCTGATGGTGGAGCGATCAAGGGCATGTCGCGCTTCGTGCGCGGGGCTCAGGCGGTCGCCGCACAGGCCGTGACGTTCTCGAAACTCGGGTTGTCCAACCTGGTGGTTCTGGTGAATGGCAACATTGGCGTCGTGTCGCGACTCCCGGACGGGCGCCTGCTTTCCGTGATCGGCTTCACGACTGCTGACGGCAAGGTCGTTGAGATGGACATCGTGGCGGATCCAGACCGGCTCAGTCGGCTCGATCTGTCGGCCATCGAGGCCTGAACCGTTGTCGGTCGTCACATTTCTTCTGGTCGTTCCGTCATCTCTGCGACGCGAACAAGCCGGTTCGATCAAGACGGGTTCGCGGCGCCCATAAGGAGGCGCGTCATGAACAAGCCAGCCACCGGGCAGACGCTCGCCGCACCGGGACCGGCCCTCTCGCCCGCGGACCCGAGCATCCGCTCCAAAGGAATAGTCGTCGGCTACTGGATCCTCACCGCGCTCTTCTGCCTGCAGATGGGCTTCACCGCCTACGCGCAACTGCGTCTGCCGCAGGTGGCGCAGATGTTCACCCACCTCGGCTTCCCCGACTACTTCCGGGTGGAGCTCTCGTGGGCCAAGCTCCTCGGCGTCGCGCTGCTGCTGGCGCCGGTGCCGGCGCGGCTCAAGGAGTGGGCCTACGCCGGCTTCGCCATCAATCTAGCCTCGGCGCTGGTCGCCCACTTGTCGGTGGGCGATGGCCCGGAGGCCTGGAGTTGGGCGGCGGCCACCGGCGTGCTCTGGGGCCTCTCG
It contains:
- the sigJ gene encoding RNA polymerase sigma factor SigJ: MPTPERLAEQFEEHRPHVRAVAYRMLGSVSEAEDAAQEAWIRLSRTDVSGVDNLRAWLTTVVARVCLDMLRTRTSRREDPLDTHVPDPVITRADKDPESDAVLADSVGLALLVVLEKLEPAERLAFVLHDVFGMTFDEIAPIVDRSVVATRQLASRARRRVKSQTPTSDTDLRKQRRVVEAFLAAAQNGDFEALVAVLDPAIVLRADGGAIKGMSRFVRGAQAVAAQAVTFSKLGLSNLVVLVNGNIGVVSRLPDGRLLSVIGFTTADGKVVEMDIVADPDRLSRLDLSAIEA
- a CDS encoding VOC family protein; protein product: MKIKLTSIYVDDQDKALRFYTEVLGFAKKADFSQGLYRWLTVASPEEPDGTQLQLALNNNPTAKAYQQAMFQQSQPAAMFYTDDVKGDYERIKARGAAFTMPPTDVTASTIAMVNDTCGNLIQLTQLARY
- a CDS encoding TetR/AcrR family transcriptional regulator, with translation MKRLRKSSFARLRRRSNARRPSRSPGAQRHGSGVPKESARRKDIIDRAAPILTSEGYNGISMNELARRLHLTKPGLYYHFKDKQELLYASMNHSMDFIEKMSLQVTMGARDNEERLREIIYQHALRVAVSERKGALTTLIVDDVSFLRSEDRRVITQRKRAYFELVRATVTQLKEEGRLRKGLDAAVATFSILGMVMWLTKWYEPSGRLSAEEVAGQIADMALAAVVTDGA
- a CDS encoding acyl-CoA dehydrogenase family protein; amino-acid sequence: MISFERPREMDERLEFVRQVASGLMRDKARYYDEHEHEIPWEFVNLMWERQLKTGESFRAGAPVPSDRASVVAQTLAHVIEMQSWGDAGIYLCGPGAGLGGAAVEATGTPEQKARFLARYREGKPKWASMAMTEPHCGSDTAAIRTTAVRDGDCWVLNGEKIFVTSGHKSVVDSDGFMVVWATVDRSAGRAGIKPFIVEAGTPGLTISKLEHKLGIRASDTAAAVLDNCRIPFGNLLGSPEVVDPTKGFKGAMATFDATRPNVAASALGIARATLELLKEKLAERGVRVRYGTPRHLLTALERDIVDMEAQLRAGWLLTVKAAWLMDQRQPNTVEASMCKVKAGDVVTRTTQKGVELMGPLGYSRRLLFEKWMRDAKINDLFEGTGQINRLIIARRILGYSSKELK
- a CDS encoding DoxX family protein — translated: MNKPATGQTLAAPGPALSPADPSIRSKGIVVGYWILTALFCLQMGFTAYAQLRLPQVAQMFTHLGFPDYFRVELSWAKLLGVALLLAPVPARLKEWAYAGFAINLASALVAHLSVGDGPEAWSWAAATGVLWGLSYVFWRRLQATPVPLR
- a CDS encoding alpha/beta hydrolase; the encoded protein is MACRSRRVLLPSGLASHVLEWGFEESSLDHTVLLLHGWLENAWAWEATAEAGLAGRFHLVSLDLRGHGDSDRVGTGGGYHLADYLADLHDLIPLVARGRLSLVGHSLGGAIAGLYAGTCPQRISRLALLEGTGPPRPGGGPGRVARWLRERERVRERPQRSYASVEEAAARLRETDPSLRPAMALRLAEKGTAPGSDGRLRFKHDPRLTAGHPCGFDVEHARRFWANVACPVLILEGAQSGIRLSEEEGRRRWSGFRNWRHTVLPDAGHMMQRHQPEALAVVLREFLGEGAPAPPR
- a CDS encoding acyl-CoA dehydrogenase family protein, with protein sequence MYGFQPSDDQRTLIDAVHRFAVRELRPHLRVADEAGALPESTTRSGWELGLLPASLPEEFGGFGERSVVTGALVAEELGWGGLAGALALMAPNLVALPILLQGSVQQKQELLPSFAADVYQPGSAALMEPRYDFDAGALETRAVRRDGNYVLTGSKCNVPYAAESSWLVVYAALDGKTQAFLVKPGAPGLVIGERERNMGVKALPLYAVELRDCVVPASQRLGGEDGADVSALIDASRLAWAALAVGVGRAAYDYALDYAKNRKAFGEAIGQRQAIAFMLAEMATEIEAARLLVWEAAWLLDQGREARREAYLARNLADDMALMVADRAVQILGGHGYIRDYPVELWLRDARAFAVLEGLAII